From one Aeropyrum camini SY1 = JCM 12091 genomic stretch:
- a CDS encoding VOC family protein → MRHGFVIRKAILTVRRLEAAARFYSSILDSKPEPVPGGLVYRLEAGSELVLQHNPQAEKPPPGASGLYHIAFTVDSPGALRAVLGKLREMGSLLLGASDHCFTIALYTLDPEGNGVEVYWDKDEPCRRLVTKPLEPRVLAEAGSPMEYRASIGHIHLKVADLGEAERFYAGVLGMVVTERGYPGALFFAYGDYHHHVAANIWETAWGVRGARPERYAVGLRSYTMKPPGGEAEPGVYRDPAGVEVVIL, encoded by the coding sequence ATGCGCCACGGCTTCGTAATAAGAAAAGCTATACTGACGGTTAGGAGGCTTGAAGCGGCAGCCCGGTTCTACTCGTCCATCCTCGACAGCAAGCCAGAGCCAGTGCCTGGAGGGCTTGTCTACAGGCTGGAGGCCGGGTCGGAGCTGGTGCTCCAGCACAACCCACAGGCTGAGAAGCCGCCTCCCGGCGCCTCAGGCCTCTACCATATAGCCTTCACCGTGGACAGTCCCGGGGCGCTGCGGGCTGTCCTGGGTAAGCTTAGGGAGATGGGGTCTCTCCTCCTAGGGGCTTCGGACCACTGCTTCACAATAGCACTCTACACACTCGACCCGGAGGGAAACGGTGTGGAGGTCTACTGGGATAAGGATGAGCCCTGCCGGAGGCTGGTGACGAAGCCTCTAGAACCAAGGGTGCTTGCCGAGGCGGGCTCCCCCATGGAGTACAGGGCTTCAATAGGCCATATACACCTCAAGGTGGCTGATCTCGGAGAGGCCGAACGATTCTACGCGGGGGTTCTGGGTATGGTTGTGACGGAGAGAGGATACCCGGGGGCGCTGTTCTTCGCCTATGGAGACTACCATCACCACGTGGCTGCGAACATATGGGAGACGGCGTGGGGGGTGAGGGGCGCCAGGCCGGAGAGGTATGCGGTGGGTCTTAGGAGCTATACTATGAAGCCGCCCGGGGGAGAAGCGGAGCCCGGGGTCTATCGGGACCCTGCGGGGGTCGAGGTTGTTATACTCTAG
- a CDS encoding aldo/keto reductase, with protein MEYSRLGKTGIKVSRVGLGTWQFSEFWGVTDYAAAKSIIEAAVEAGINLIDTAYLYGRGVSEEFVGRALRDIGVARGEVVIASKIPGELLGRDDVFKAVEISLRRLGVDSIDVMQVHWPPIWRHVPACEYARALERLVALGRIGYVGLSNHPPPMVEAFRSCLSRIDVEVMQYRFNLVEREAEQEIIPLAEKLGASLLTWSPLAKGAVLGKYSLEEVRSDEKLRSRDAVYHPENYAQILEIAGALKSLAERYGKTPSQVALNWIIGYSENTIPIPGAKSPEQARENAGAAGWRLSYGDWRLLDRISRKVRISYALG; from the coding sequence GTGGAGTATTCTAGACTCGGAAAGACTGGTATAAAAGTCTCGCGGGTAGGGCTGGGCACGTGGCAGTTCAGCGAGTTCTGGGGCGTCACCGACTATGCCGCGGCCAAGTCGATAATAGAGGCAGCGGTGGAGGCGGGTATCAACCTCATAGATACTGCATACCTCTACGGCAGAGGTGTTAGTGAGGAGTTTGTGGGCAGGGCGCTCAGGGATATCGGAGTGGCGAGGGGAGAGGTTGTCATAGCCTCTAAGATACCTGGCGAGCTCCTTGGGCGCGACGACGTGTTCAAGGCTGTAGAGATAAGCCTTAGACGGCTTGGCGTCGATAGCATAGACGTCATGCAGGTTCACTGGCCACCCATATGGAGGCACGTCCCCGCCTGCGAGTACGCCAGGGCTCTTGAAAGGCTCGTAGCCCTGGGTAGAATCGGGTATGTGGGGCTCAGCAACCACCCCCCGCCTATGGTAGAGGCTTTCAGAAGCTGCCTGTCAAGGATTGATGTCGAGGTTATGCAGTACAGGTTTAACCTCGTGGAGCGTGAGGCTGAGCAGGAGATCATACCCCTCGCGGAGAAGCTCGGAGCGTCCCTCCTCACCTGGAGCCCCCTCGCCAAGGGCGCTGTGCTCGGTAAGTACAGCCTCGAGGAAGTCAGGAGCGACGAGAAGCTTAGGTCTAGAGACGCCGTCTACCACCCAGAGAACTACGCTCAGATACTCGAGATCGCCGGGGCTCTAAAGAGCCTCGCCGAGAGGTATGGCAAGACCCCCAGCCAGGTCGCTCTAAACTGGATCATTGGCTACAGCGAGAACACCATACCAATACCGGGGGCGAAGAGCCCTGAGCAGGCGAGGGAGAACGCGGGGGCAGCCGGGTGGAGGCTGAGCTACGGGGACTGGAGGCTTCTCGACAGGATTAGCAGGAAGGTCAGGATATCCTATGCTCTAGGCTAG
- a CDS encoding amidohydrolase family protein, with translation MKGADVEFIDFHVHMPYWIRDPAKSCRRLLLEELTAGAVGAIVIGVDASLEAVKRRVTPREIVDAAMEDFDLLAFQQVGYIGRMVMEPEKFLEDFLGDFHKHRRGPEDLKACKTVDPKFFHIIVSYSPGREEEIAEIVRSDPTILGVKVFPTFHFTRPDSPRLNKVYRAVEEAGGLVVVHTGCDPGPWELTRFCSEARPSYVANAAKRFENLTFVIAHLGAYSALKPGIFFEETLKALHLENVYADTSAADPFFAAMAAKEGFADKILFGSDYPYVSGYNVATAAKEILSLEIDESDKEAILRLNAEKLLNSLPRGRELAAD, from the coding sequence TTGAAGGGAGCTGATGTGGAGTTCATAGACTTCCACGTGCATATGCCATACTGGATAAGGGACCCTGCAAAGTCATGCCGCCGGCTGCTGCTCGAGGAGCTGACTGCTGGGGCTGTGGGGGCTATCGTTATAGGTGTGGACGCGAGCCTCGAGGCCGTAAAACGCAGGGTCACACCCCGTGAGATCGTCGATGCGGCTATGGAGGACTTCGACCTCCTAGCCTTCCAACAGGTGGGATATATCGGCCGGATGGTTATGGAGCCGGAGAAATTCCTGGAAGACTTCCTTGGGGACTTCCACAAGCACAGGAGGGGGCCTGAGGACCTCAAGGCGTGTAAGACTGTGGACCCCAAGTTCTTCCACATTATAGTGTCTTACTCTCCAGGCCGTGAAGAGGAGATCGCAGAGATTGTCAGAAGTGATCCCACCATACTCGGGGTTAAGGTATTCCCCACCTTCCACTTCACACGGCCCGACAGCCCAAGGCTAAACAAGGTTTACCGGGCTGTGGAGGAGGCGGGAGGGCTGGTCGTAGTACACACAGGCTGCGACCCAGGACCATGGGAGCTCACCAGGTTCTGCAGCGAGGCGAGGCCTAGCTACGTGGCCAACGCAGCCAAGAGGTTCGAGAACCTAACCTTCGTAATAGCGCACCTTGGAGCCTACAGCGCCCTCAAACCCGGAATATTCTTCGAGGAAACCCTCAAGGCACTCCATCTGGAGAACGTCTACGCCGACACAAGCGCGGCAGACCCCTTCTTCGCAGCTATGGCCGCTAAAGAGGGCTTCGCTGACAAAATCCTCTTCGGAAGCGACTACCCATACGTCTCCGGCTATAACGTGGCGACAGCCGCTAAGGAGATTCTATCGCTAGAAATTGACGAGAGCGATAAGGAGGCGATACTCCGGCTCAACGCGGAAAAACTGCTTAACAGCCTACCACGAGGTAGAGAGCTAGCCGCCGATTAA
- a CDS encoding thiamine pyrophosphate-binding protein codes for MATVAEAIARGLAAAGVERVYGIIGTSIVDFLDALYDHRDRIDFVTTRHEQVAVSAADAEYRVTRRLAAAAVHAGPGFLNTAISLGIAFKDRVPLLLVSGGVRRRLRGLDAWLEVDQASIARPLAKYYGVVESPGEVLDTLAEALRSALSPPMGPAVVEVPEDLWRSNASISEEALKRIPRTPVAGPGLGGHGKTLFSMLMEAKRPVILASGELVYNPWFSQERLLRLAEATGAYIVVSGNGRGACPEDHPRCLGRIGFGGGSLAADRAFESSDMVLVLGHEFDDITTYGYNMLPQGDVVMISQDPSTKARPRYYDLVNASPVRALEELSEMAGGARRLEEWERMVAGFRREWGVMLDEAVRRSTRLANPDRFFRLLNSRMPRGRIVSGGQGTHILYAYNHIRIYRPGGFLAATNLGAMGYALPAVIGSSKALPGDYHLCVAGDGELMMTVQDIETIVREGLDVKIVLVNDDSYKVLYLRQVLQKGGRVYETLLSNPDFSRLAEAFGVRYAKVSRPGDEGGALEVLSSPGPALVEVKVDRDDIPPLNLDYTLRMSM; via the coding sequence GTGGCAACCGTGGCCGAGGCTATAGCCAGGGGGCTGGCGGCGGCGGGTGTAGAGAGGGTATACGGCATTATTGGGACTAGCATAGTCGACTTCCTTGACGCCCTGTACGACCACCGGGATAGGATAGATTTTGTGACTACGAGGCACGAGCAGGTAGCGGTGTCGGCCGCGGACGCCGAGTACAGGGTAACCCGGCGTCTGGCGGCCGCTGCAGTTCACGCGGGCCCGGGGTTCCTGAACACCGCTATCAGCCTGGGTATAGCCTTTAAGGATCGCGTCCCTCTTCTCCTGGTCAGCGGGGGTGTTAGGAGGAGGCTCAGGGGTCTTGACGCCTGGCTCGAGGTCGACCAGGCCTCGATAGCCCGTCCCCTAGCCAAGTACTATGGTGTTGTTGAGAGCCCTGGCGAGGTCCTCGACACGCTCGCCGAGGCTCTGAGGAGCGCCCTATCCCCGCCCATGGGCCCCGCGGTTGTCGAGGTGCCCGAGGACCTGTGGAGGTCTAACGCTAGCATTAGCGAGGAGGCTTTAAAACGCATCCCCCGCACCCCCGTAGCAGGCCCCGGGCTGGGGGGTCACGGTAAAACGCTCTTCTCGATGCTGATGGAGGCTAAGAGGCCGGTGATACTTGCGTCGGGGGAGCTTGTATATAATCCGTGGTTTAGCCAGGAGAGGCTTCTGAGGCTTGCGGAGGCCACTGGAGCCTATATCGTGGTCAGCGGGAACGGGAGGGGGGCTTGCCCGGAGGACCACCCCCGCTGCCTAGGGCGTATCGGATTCGGCGGCGGGAGCCTGGCGGCTGACAGGGCTTTCGAGTCTAGCGATATGGTGCTTGTCCTAGGCCACGAGTTCGACGATATAACGACCTACGGCTACAACATGCTGCCGCAGGGCGACGTGGTCATGATATCCCAGGATCCCTCTACAAAGGCTAGGCCCCGCTACTATGACCTTGTCAACGCCAGCCCCGTGAGGGCCCTCGAGGAGCTCTCGGAGATGGCGGGCGGGGCGAGGAGGCTCGAGGAGTGGGAAAGGATGGTGGCTGGCTTTAGAAGGGAGTGGGGGGTCATGCTGGATGAGGCGGTTAGGAGGAGTACTAGGCTTGCAAATCCAGACAGGTTCTTCAGGCTGCTAAACTCGAGAATGCCTCGGGGCAGGATAGTGAGCGGCGGGCAGGGGACGCATATACTATACGCCTACAACCACATCCGGATATACAGGCCTGGGGGCTTCCTGGCCGCAACCAACCTCGGGGCCATGGGCTACGCCCTACCCGCGGTTATAGGATCTTCTAAAGCCCTTCCCGGCGATTACCACCTCTGCGTTGCCGGGGATGGGGAGCTCATGATGACTGTGCAGGATATAGAGACTATTGTGAGGGAAGGCCTCGACGTGAAGATAGTGCTGGTGAACGACGACTCGTACAAGGTCCTCTACCTTAGGCAAGTCCTCCAGAAGGGTGGTAGAGTCTATGAGACACTCCTCTCCAACCCAGACTTCTCGAGGCTGGCAGAGGCTTTCGGAGTCCGCTACGCCAAGGTCAGCAGGCCTGGTGATGAGGGTGGGGCGCTCGAGGTCCTCTCCTCACCGGGACCCGCCCTGGTGGAGGTTAAGGTGGACCGCGACGACATACCGCCCCTCAACCTCGACTACACCCTCAGGATGAGCATGTGA
- a CDS encoding helix-turn-helix domain-containing protein: MEIQAVISGGKPLGVEGEKVGAEAREASRYVDNDGGEENGGLEAEDLILSYLENSEATPSELIRRTGLSKNRVYNILKHLVDKGVVEKRRDGRRVVYSLRRVEPQAASSNQG, from the coding sequence ATGGAGATCCAGGCGGTGATAAGCGGGGGGAAGCCTCTAGGTGTTGAGGGCGAGAAGGTCGGGGCGGAAGCCCGGGAGGCATCCCGTTATGTTGATAACGACGGGGGCGAAGAAAACGGTGGGTTGGAGGCTGAGGACCTAATACTCTCCTATCTCGAGAACAGCGAGGCAACCCCCTCTGAGCTGATCCGGCGAACAGGACTGTCGAAGAATCGGGTTTACAACATCCTTAAGCACCTTGTGGATAAAGGTGTTGTTGAGAAGAGGAGAGATGGTAGACGCGTAGTCTATAGCTTAAGGAGGGTTGAGCCGCAGGCAGCCTCCTCCAACCAGGGGTAA
- a CDS encoding ABC transporter permease produces the protein MSLGYHVRVATAVAIRDFKIRITYIPWIINSLLQPIVWTYILIYTYRAVIGGASQPLQQHGWPSDYVGFLILGQVLLSLFNALNWRAGMAIQRERWFGTLEIVFLTPASRLIMLAGSSIYGLIDAGWISFTAAVIVFLATGTGFHVQDPAAAVLSLLMAVAGAVSMGIGLAGLYVLTRSAGPLAVAIQYPLRFFSGSSFPLTILPAALQYVGYALPLTYGIEAARMALLEGASLGDVYPLILRLAAISLVSMSLGILFVRWAESLAKKYGWLHTF, from the coding sequence GTGAGCCTCGGGTATCATGTCAGGGTTGCCACGGCTGTGGCCATCAGGGATTTCAAGATAAGGATAACATACATACCCTGGATAATCAACAGCCTCCTCCAGCCCATAGTCTGGACCTACATACTGATATACACCTATAGGGCCGTTATAGGAGGCGCTTCACAGCCTCTCCAGCAGCACGGGTGGCCGTCGGACTATGTAGGCTTCCTAATACTCGGCCAGGTCCTCCTTAGCCTGTTCAACGCGCTGAACTGGAGGGCGGGAATGGCTATACAGAGGGAGAGGTGGTTTGGGACTCTAGAGATAGTTTTCCTAACCCCAGCCAGCCGTCTAATAATGCTTGCGGGCTCCAGCATCTACGGCTTGATAGACGCGGGATGGATAAGCTTCACCGCCGCCGTTATAGTCTTTCTGGCCACGGGGACGGGGTTCCACGTTCAAGACCCAGCAGCAGCCGTGCTGTCACTGTTGATGGCGGTGGCGGGGGCTGTATCCATGGGCATAGGCCTCGCGGGCCTCTACGTTCTAACCCGCTCGGCCGGCCCCCTCGCTGTGGCTATCCAGTATCCCCTAAGGTTCTTCTCAGGCTCCTCCTTCCCACTAACAATCCTCCCCGCAGCCCTCCAGTACGTCGGCTACGCGCTCCCCCTCACCTACGGGATAGAGGCAGCCAGGATGGCTCTCCTGGAGGGCGCCTCTCTAGGGGATGTGTACCCGTTGATCCTCAGGCTCGCCGCCATATCACTCGTAAGCATGTCCCTTGGGATACTATTCGTGAGGTGGGCTGAGAGCCTTGCGAAGAAGTACGGGTGGCTCCACACATTCTAA
- a CDS encoding SDR family NAD(P)-dependent oxidoreductase, whose product MSSVYALITGGSRGIGRATALRFAREGWSVVVAYRRRADLAEKVVEEAKRLGAPEAYAVGVDVGDPASVSSMSSRVGELVPYLNVVVNAAGVLQLGGVEETSIEEWEETLRVNLTGVFLMTRSLLPLMKRAPWASIVNVASIAGETGNVVAGVAYSASKAGVIGLTKRLAVQLASLGIRVNAVAPSFVETDMTRSFLDTPEKRERIASLHPLRIILKPEDVAEAILFLADPSRSRGITGHVLSINAGRRT is encoded by the coding sequence TTGAGTAGTGTTTATGCTCTTATCACTGGTGGTAGTAGGGGTATTGGGAGGGCTACTGCTCTCCGTTTTGCACGCGAGGGGTGGAGCGTGGTAGTCGCTTACCGGCGTAGGGCTGACCTTGCGGAGAAGGTGGTGGAGGAGGCTAAGAGGCTGGGGGCTCCCGAGGCTTATGCTGTCGGGGTTGATGTTGGCGATCCTGCTAGCGTTTCTTCAATGTCTTCGAGGGTCGGCGAGCTCGTCCCCTATCTGAATGTGGTGGTCAACGCCGCAGGCGTTCTACAGCTCGGCGGGGTTGAGGAGACGTCTATCGAGGAGTGGGAGGAGACACTGAGGGTTAACCTCACGGGGGTGTTCCTGATGACTAGGTCTCTGCTACCCCTCATGAAGAGGGCTCCCTGGGCCTCCATAGTTAATGTCGCCAGCATCGCGGGGGAGACGGGGAATGTTGTGGCGGGTGTAGCGTACTCGGCCAGCAAGGCGGGTGTTATAGGGCTCACGAAGAGGCTGGCAGTCCAGCTCGCAAGCCTTGGTATAAGGGTTAACGCCGTAGCCCCTAGCTTTGTCGAGACGGACATGACGAGGAGCTTCCTAGACACGCCGGAGAAGAGGGAGAGGATAGCGAGCCTCCACCCCCTCAGGATCATACTTAAGCCCGAAGATGTAGCGGAGGCCATACTCTTCCTGGCAGACCCTAGCAGGAGCCGGGGTATAACTGGCCACGTGCTGTCTATAAACGCGGGTAGGCGCACCTAG
- a CDS encoding ABC transporter permease, protein MRRSTGGSTHSNRAPPSRARVLLASAEVYAKDLLALYSTWGFMLVRLSVPMFMIATAWAVSRLAGGASPFESLGYGDYVAFVAIGFSLYSLLTATLFDVGERLHRELVQGTLEAVLVTPASRFAWLFGNALGSLVVSLMDLVIVLAYYSLIFGAGGLHLDAAPQAVLALALGFVGMLGMGLLLGGIVVNLKEPHAFNVMLTPFLMLLSGMMFPVEVLPSPLKGAAELVPLTLTLEAVRSLLLKGEDFSSLEGLPQS, encoded by the coding sequence TTGCGAAGAAGTACGGGTGGCTCCACACATTCTAACCGGGCTCCCCCATCCCGGGCTAGAGTCCTGCTGGCGAGCGCCGAGGTTTACGCGAAGGACCTGCTAGCACTCTACAGCACGTGGGGCTTCATGCTGGTGCGCCTCAGCGTCCCCATGTTCATGATAGCCACAGCCTGGGCTGTGTCGAGGCTCGCTGGTGGGGCGAGCCCATTCGAGTCCCTCGGCTACGGCGACTATGTAGCCTTCGTAGCCATAGGATTCTCCCTCTACAGCCTACTAACCGCGACCCTTTTCGACGTTGGTGAGAGGCTTCACAGGGAGCTTGTACAGGGCACTCTTGAGGCCGTCCTGGTAACCCCGGCCAGCAGGTTCGCATGGCTCTTCGGAAACGCCCTGGGTAGCCTGGTGGTGAGCCTTATGGACCTTGTTATCGTGCTGGCGTACTACAGCCTCATATTTGGAGCAGGCGGTCTCCACCTGGATGCAGCGCCCCAGGCCGTCCTGGCCCTAGCCCTGGGCTTCGTGGGGATGCTTGGAATGGGCCTCCTACTAGGGGGTATCGTTGTTAACTTGAAGGAGCCGCACGCATTCAACGTTATGCTCACCCCCTTCCTTATGCTGCTATCCGGGATGATGTTCCCCGTGGAGGTCCTCCCCAGCCCGCTTAAGGGGGCGGCCGAGCTAGTGCCCCTAACCCTAACCCTAGAGGCTGTGAGAAGCCTCCTGCTCAAAGGCGAGGACTTCTCGTCGCTTGAAGGGCTGCCGCAAAGCTAG
- a CDS encoding 2-hydroxyacid dehydrogenase yields MAFKIVSMSPLPAQFVEALFDPYKREVGDIKVVSVAGLPRDRVLQELRDADVVIGDYTFQMRIDAEMCAAMEKVRLIQQPSTGYDHIDVEACAKHGIPVANAGGANAVSVAEYTIMAGLALLKRLIYAHRETVAGGWPQWRLMEMGTFDLQGKTWGIIGLGRIGREVARRLRPFGVSVVYFDKVRMEDAERELGVEYRSLPRLLRESDVVSIHVPLTRETRGMIGEGELRMMKPTAVLINPSRGEIVDEEALARAVRERWIAGAAVDVYSREPPPPDHPLIKAAAEGEANLILTPHIAGANTDARSRIIQFSIENVVRVLKGGKPEAVVNMDLNGG; encoded by the coding sequence GTGGCGTTTAAGATAGTCTCTATGAGCCCGCTGCCCGCGCAGTTCGTGGAGGCCCTCTTCGACCCTTATAAGAGGGAGGTTGGCGATATCAAGGTTGTGAGTGTAGCAGGGCTCCCCAGGGATAGGGTCCTACAGGAGCTGAGGGACGCTGATGTGGTGATCGGCGACTATACTTTCCAGATGAGGATAGACGCTGAGATGTGCGCGGCTATGGAGAAGGTTAGGCTTATACAGCAGCCCAGCACGGGCTACGATCATATAGACGTTGAGGCGTGTGCAAAGCACGGTATCCCGGTGGCAAACGCGGGTGGCGCTAACGCTGTCTCTGTTGCAGAGTACACGATAATGGCTGGCCTCGCCCTCCTGAAGCGCCTCATCTACGCCCATAGGGAGACGGTTGCGGGCGGCTGGCCGCAGTGGAGGCTCATGGAGATGGGTACTTTCGACCTGCAGGGTAAGACATGGGGTATCATAGGCCTTGGCCGGATAGGGAGGGAGGTGGCTAGACGCCTCAGGCCCTTCGGCGTCAGTGTAGTGTACTTCGACAAGGTTAGGATGGAGGATGCCGAGCGGGAGCTGGGGGTTGAGTATAGGAGCCTGCCGCGTCTATTGAGGGAGAGTGACGTGGTGTCTATACACGTACCCCTAACCAGGGAGACCCGGGGCATGATAGGTGAGGGCGAGCTGAGGATGATGAAGCCTACGGCGGTACTCATAAACCCGTCCCGGGGTGAGATCGTGGATGAGGAGGCCCTGGCGAGGGCAGTCAGGGAGAGGTGGATAGCTGGGGCTGCAGTGGACGTTTACAGCAGGGAGCCGCCTCCCCCCGACCATCCGCTCATCAAGGCTGCGGCCGAGGGTGAGGCGAACCTCATACTTACGCCCCATATAGCGGGGGCGAACACGGACGCCAGGTCTAGGATCATACAGTTCTCCATTGAAAATGTGGTGAGGGTGCTGAAGGGAGGCAAGCCCGAGGCCGTCGTGAACATGGACCTAAACGGTGGGTGA
- a CDS encoding winged helix-turn-helix transcriptional regulator, with protein MEGHDCPITAASKVLARKWSLVIVYHLLDGEKGFAELEKSIKAISSKTLSETLEDLRKLGVVERIIEPGPPVRVRYRLTDMGRDLRGVILELAKWSCKWVSPSRHCNDIIDKIAPTARLDEPQKSLTLQHTRQIE; from the coding sequence GTGGAAGGGCATGACTGCCCCATCACAGCTGCGAGCAAGGTTCTAGCCAGGAAGTGGAGCCTCGTGATAGTTTACCATCTCCTAGACGGTGAGAAGGGGTTCGCAGAGCTAGAGAAGAGTATAAAGGCTATATCGTCTAAGACGCTATCCGAAACCCTCGAGGACCTCAGGAAGCTAGGAGTTGTTGAGAGGATAATAGAGCCTGGCCCTCCAGTCAGGGTCAGATACAGGCTGACAGACATGGGGAGAGACCTAAGGGGGGTTATACTAGAGCTCGCCAAATGGTCCTGCAAGTGGGTATCCCCTAGTAGACACTGTAACGATATTATCGACAAGATCGCCCCCACAGCCCGCCTCGACGAGCCCCAGAAAAGCCTCACCCTTCAGCATACACGGCAAATAGAATAA
- a CDS encoding ATP-binding cassette domain-containing protein, which produces MAYVIEAEGLVKEYRMGLLPWRARIVRALDGVDLRVARGTLFSLLGPNGAGKTTLVKILSTLLIPDRGWARVSGFDVVEEAGEVRRRIGVVLGGERALYWRLSGWDNLWFFSQLYGIPPREARRRVRELLELVGLEEWAHVRVENYSKGMKQRLHIARGLINDPEVLLLDEPTIGLDPKAAREVRGIVRRIVREGRTVLLTTHYMVEAEELSDRVAIINGGRIVAEGAPEDLKSLVSGGSIVELRVAGGVGVREAVERLGGRVISVGEVDGARVFKVLVPEPDFFIEALLSELPRLDARIRGLDVRSPSLEDVFIKLTGGGRE; this is translated from the coding sequence ATGGCATATGTTATTGAGGCTGAGGGGCTGGTCAAGGAGTATAGGATGGGGCTGCTCCCATGGAGAGCTAGGATAGTCAGGGCCCTGGACGGGGTGGACCTTAGGGTAGCCAGGGGTACACTCTTCTCGCTGCTAGGACCTAACGGGGCCGGGAAGACGACTCTAGTCAAGATACTCTCAACCCTTCTCATACCCGACAGGGGGTGGGCGAGGGTCTCAGGCTTCGACGTGGTCGAGGAGGCTGGCGAGGTGAGGAGGAGGATAGGGGTTGTACTCGGAGGTGAGAGGGCGCTGTACTGGAGGCTCTCAGGCTGGGACAACCTATGGTTCTTCAGCCAACTCTACGGCATACCCCCCAGGGAGGCTAGGAGGAGGGTTAGAGAGCTTCTGGAGCTGGTGGGTCTGGAGGAGTGGGCTCACGTGAGGGTTGAGAACTATTCTAAGGGTATGAAGCAGCGGCTCCACATAGCTCGGGGGCTCATAAACGATCCCGAGGTCCTCCTCCTGGACGAGCCCACAATAGGCCTTGACCCGAAGGCCGCCAGGGAGGTGAGGGGGATTGTCAGGAGGATTGTGAGGGAAGGGCGGACTGTACTCCTCACCACACACTACATGGTTGAGGCGGAGGAGCTGTCGGACAGGGTTGCCATAATCAACGGTGGCAGGATAGTGGCTGAGGGGGCGCCAGAGGACCTCAAGTCTCTGGTCAGTGGTGGCAGTATTGTGGAGCTTAGGGTGGCCGGAGGTGTGGGGGTAAGGGAGGCGGTGGAGAGGCTGGGCGGGAGGGTTATTAGCGTGGGCGAGGTTGACGGGGCTAGAGTGTTCAAGGTGCTCGTCCCCGAGCCAGACTTCTTCATAGAAGCCCTGCTCAGCGAGCTTCCCAGGCTCGACGCCAGGATTAGGGGGCTCGACGTTAGAAGCCCGAGCCTAGAGGACGTGTTCATTAAGCTAACCGGTGGTGGGCGGGAGTGA